A genomic segment from Corythoichthys intestinalis isolate RoL2023-P3 chromosome 2, ASM3026506v1, whole genome shotgun sequence encodes:
- the LOC130906152 gene encoding ERBB receptor feedback inhibitor 1, producing the protein MSENNYWTQRDFSSVYSDLATNNVEHNLTQTEQQMIQECNANLILPKSPRYSDPYCLPVDKSLGPHEGDQVVPHSTSHRWTVFWGPQREAKPLPPLPDPEELMSDEVVDNEVEFFNSERRPLLPKSCPVMVRGGRGQVNPSYQPGNASLAFSWPGRDDKLTSGPQETPCTRLDLEKPRVPPRIPIPPKTYLKAASGEDKPPKIPPRVPLVPPCPPRSPSPKSLPIYINGVMPATQSFAANPQYVSRSLLSERVPPVAQLSPCIVPILKDGKKASATHYILLPPRQKTFAERRGRLLSEPARMGHEWQNR; encoded by the exons ATGAGTGAAAACAACTACTGGACACAGCGTGACTTTAGCAG TGTGTATTCAGACCTGGCCACCAATAATGTGGAGCACAATCTGACGCAGACGGAGCAGCAAATGATCCAAGAATGCAACG CAAACCTCATTCTACCGAAGTCTCCACGCTACTCTGATCCCTACTGCCTCCCAGTGGACAAGAGCCTTGGACCTCATGAAGGAGACCAGGTGGTACCTCATAGTACCTCCCACAGATGGACAGTGTTTTGGGGCCCGCAGAGAGAAGCCAAACCTTTGCCACCGTTACCCGACCCCGAGGAACTCATGTCGGACGAGGTGGTGGATAACGAGGTCGAATTCTTCAACAGTGAGCGACGCCCACTTTTGCCCAAAAGCTGCCCGGTGATGGTGCGTGGGGGCAGAGGTCAAGTCAATCCCTCCTATCAACCTGGGAACGCCTCCTTAGCCTTCTCCTGGCCCGGCAGGGACGACAAATTAACAAGCGGTCCCCAGGAAACGCCATGCACTAGACTTGACTTGGAGAAGCCCCGAGTTCCTCCACGTATCCCCATCCCGCCTAAAACCTACCTTAAGGCCGCGTCGGGCGAGGACAAGCCTCCGAAAATCCCTCCGAGAGTCCCCTTGGTGCCCCCGTGCCCGCCACGTTCACCGAGCCCCAAAAGCCTCCCCATTTACATTAACGGCGTTATGCCTGCCACCCAGAGTTTCGCTGCTAACCCGCAATATGTGAGCAGGTCTCTGCTGAGCGAGAGGGTGCCCCCTGTGGCGCAGCTTTCTCCGTGCATCGTTCCCATTTTGAAGGACGGCAAAAAGGCCAGCGCCACACACTACATCCTACTTCCGCCGCGACAAAAGACGTTCGCAGAAAGGCGGGGACGACTTTTGAGCGAACCTGCCAGAATGGGACACGAATGGCAGAATCGCTAA